A genomic window from Anticarsia gemmatalis isolate Benzon Research Colony breed Stoneville strain chromosome 24, ilAntGemm2 primary, whole genome shotgun sequence includes:
- the gl gene encoding glass isoform X2 yields the protein MDCYVPNNPQFGLADYCGGCHGLCCDPLQCTCVDTQLREFPDEDCCQQEQDNCCPENGEDLNALGDTIGGCEAALSGEVADGWSEDMGSFSLPPLELDPLPSLFPFSPCSGYKSGAGECRERGGGEAADVLLSLKHAVVHGDCASETVHPQMMVNGGGGYPYYEHYGGAPLFPTMSVNVSMNMTMHGCPPEQLCSQVQWNQNAATPSVNVVYPQSQNVISSSSYPSATYSFTADFRTPNQSDPLITATSTFKPLLQNPQKPNPNYSIFQQKPNFPQKTLGQTLKRSPKLYMETQKEQNMGNGYILNHQGQMHPQEYGYTACVNAAGKVQVGALSGCSEDDEQKPNLCRICGKTYARPSTLKTHLRTHSGERPYRCGDCNKSFSQAANLTAHVRTHTGQKPFRCPICDRRFSQSSSVTTHMRTHSGERPYQCRSCKKAFSDSSTLTKHLRIHSGEKPYQCKLCLLRFSQSGNLNRHMRVHGNMSGGMLG from the exons ATGGATTGCTACGTGCCGAATAACCCGCAGTTCGGGTTGGCGGACTACTGCGGAGGCTGCCACGGCCTCTGCTGTGACCCGCTACAGTGTACGTGTGTTGACACTCAGTTGAGAGAGTTCCCTGATGAAGACTGTTGTCAG CAGGAACAAGACAACTGTTGTCCAGAAAATGGCGAAGATCTAAACGCGCTCGGAGACACCATCGGCGGGTGCGAGGCGGCTCTGTCGGGAGAGGTCGCCGACGGCTGGTCCGAGGACATGGGCTCCTTCTCCCTCCCCCCTCTGGAGCTCGACCCTCTACCCTCGCTGTTCCCTTTCTCACCGTGCTCTGGTTACAA GAGCGGTGCGGGGGAATGCCGAGAGAGGGGCGGGGGGGAGGCTGCCGACGTCCTCCTCTCGCTGAAGCACGCCGTTGTCCATGGCGACTGCGCTTCCGAGACCGTCCACCCTCAG ATGATGGTGAACGGCGGCGGCGGGTACCCGTACTACGAGCACTACGGCGGCGCCCCCCTCTTCCCCACCATGAGCGTCAACGTCTCCATGAACATGACCATGCATGGGTGTCCGCCGGAACAACTGTGCTCACAG GTACAATGGAACCAAAACGCAGCAACTCCATCAGTGAACGTGGTGTACCCTCAATCACAGAACGTGATCAGCTCGTCCTCCTACCCCTCAGCCACTTACTCCTTCACGGCAGACTTCAGGACTCCGAACCAGAGCGACCCTCTCATCACAGCTACTTCCACCTTCAAGCCGTTACTACAGAATCCTCAGAAACCAAACCCCAATTATTCTATTTTTCAACAGAAACCAAATTTTCCGCAGAAGACTTTAGGACAG ACATTAAAACGTTCTCCCAAGTTATACATGGAGACGCAAAAGGAGCAGAACATGGGTAACGGATACATCCTGAATCATCAGGGACAAATGCATCCTCAGGAATACGGGTACACTGCGTGTGTAAATGCTGCGGGAAAAGTGCAg GTGGGAGCTCTAAGCGGTTGTTCAGAAGACGACGAACAGAAACCAAACCTGTGTCGTATCTGTGGCAAGACGTACGCCCGTCCCAGTACGTTGAAGACCCACCTTAGAACACATTCAGGAGAGCGGCCTTACCGGTGTGGAGACTGCAACAAGAGTTTCTCACAGGCTGCTAACTTGACTGCACATGTTCGGACACATACTGGACAAAAGCCTTTTAG GTGTCCGATCTGCGATCGTCGCTTCAGTCAAAGTTCCAGTGTGACTACACATATGCGGACACATTCCGGAGAGAGACCTTATCA GTGCAGATCTTGTAAAAAAGCATTCTCAGACAGTTCGACATTGACAAAACATCTGCGCATCCACTCCGGGGAAAAACCTTATCAGTGCAAATTGTGTTTACTGAG GTTCTCTCAGTCAGGCAACTTGAACCGGCACATGCGGGTGCACGGCAACATGTCGGGCGGCATGCTCGGCTGA
- the gl gene encoding glass isoform X1, protein MDCYVPNNPQFGLADYCGGCHGLCCDPLQCTCVDTQLREFPDEDCCQQEQDNCCPENGEDLNALGDTIGGCEAALSGEVADGWSEDMGSFSLPPLELDPLPSLFPFSPCSGYNRSGAGECRERGGGEAADVLLSLKHAVVHGDCASETVHPQMMVNGGGGYPYYEHYGGAPLFPTMSVNVSMNMTMHGCPPEQLCSQVQWNQNAATPSVNVVYPQSQNVISSSSYPSATYSFTADFRTPNQSDPLITATSTFKPLLQNPQKPNPNYSIFQQKPNFPQKTLGQTLKRSPKLYMETQKEQNMGNGYILNHQGQMHPQEYGYTACVNAAGKVQVGALSGCSEDDEQKPNLCRICGKTYARPSTLKTHLRTHSGERPYRCGDCNKSFSQAANLTAHVRTHTGQKPFRCPICDRRFSQSSSVTTHMRTHSGERPYQCRSCKKAFSDSSTLTKHLRIHSGEKPYQCKLCLLRFSQSGNLNRHMRVHGNMSGGMLG, encoded by the exons ATGGATTGCTACGTGCCGAATAACCCGCAGTTCGGGTTGGCGGACTACTGCGGAGGCTGCCACGGCCTCTGCTGTGACCCGCTACAGTGTACGTGTGTTGACACTCAGTTGAGAGAGTTCCCTGATGAAGACTGTTGTCAG CAGGAACAAGACAACTGTTGTCCAGAAAATGGCGAAGATCTAAACGCGCTCGGAGACACCATCGGCGGGTGCGAGGCGGCTCTGTCGGGAGAGGTCGCCGACGGCTGGTCCGAGGACATGGGCTCCTTCTCCCTCCCCCCTCTGGAGCTCGACCCTCTACCCTCGCTGTTCCCTTTCTCACCGTGCTCTGGTTACAA CAGGAGCGGTGCGGGGGAATGCCGAGAGAGGGGCGGGGGGGAGGCTGCCGACGTCCTCCTCTCGCTGAAGCACGCCGTTGTCCATGGCGACTGCGCTTCCGAGACCGTCCACCCTCAG ATGATGGTGAACGGCGGCGGCGGGTACCCGTACTACGAGCACTACGGCGGCGCCCCCCTCTTCCCCACCATGAGCGTCAACGTCTCCATGAACATGACCATGCATGGGTGTCCGCCGGAACAACTGTGCTCACAG GTACAATGGAACCAAAACGCAGCAACTCCATCAGTGAACGTGGTGTACCCTCAATCACAGAACGTGATCAGCTCGTCCTCCTACCCCTCAGCCACTTACTCCTTCACGGCAGACTTCAGGACTCCGAACCAGAGCGACCCTCTCATCACAGCTACTTCCACCTTCAAGCCGTTACTACAGAATCCTCAGAAACCAAACCCCAATTATTCTATTTTTCAACAGAAACCAAATTTTCCGCAGAAGACTTTAGGACAG ACATTAAAACGTTCTCCCAAGTTATACATGGAGACGCAAAAGGAGCAGAACATGGGTAACGGATACATCCTGAATCATCAGGGACAAATGCATCCTCAGGAATACGGGTACACTGCGTGTGTAAATGCTGCGGGAAAAGTGCAg GTGGGAGCTCTAAGCGGTTGTTCAGAAGACGACGAACAGAAACCAAACCTGTGTCGTATCTGTGGCAAGACGTACGCCCGTCCCAGTACGTTGAAGACCCACCTTAGAACACATTCAGGAGAGCGGCCTTACCGGTGTGGAGACTGCAACAAGAGTTTCTCACAGGCTGCTAACTTGACTGCACATGTTCGGACACATACTGGACAAAAGCCTTTTAG GTGTCCGATCTGCGATCGTCGCTTCAGTCAAAGTTCCAGTGTGACTACACATATGCGGACACATTCCGGAGAGAGACCTTATCA GTGCAGATCTTGTAAAAAAGCATTCTCAGACAGTTCGACATTGACAAAACATCTGCGCATCCACTCCGGGGAAAAACCTTATCAGTGCAAATTGTGTTTACTGAG GTTCTCTCAGTCAGGCAACTTGAACCGGCACATGCGGGTGCACGGCAACATGTCGGGCGGCATGCTCGGCTGA